Below is a genomic region from Candidatus Neomarinimicrobiota bacterium.
TGAAGGGCGTGCTTGCTGGCCGAGTAACCGGTGCGGGTGGGGACGCCGGTTTTCCCTGCTAGACTGGAAATCACCACGATCCTCCCCCGGCTGGCCTTCAAATAGGGCAGCGCGTAATAGGTGCAGGCCACCGCCCCTAGGTAGTTTACCCGCATGAGCCGCTCATAGATAGTCAGATCGGTGACATCCTCAAACTGGGCCTGCATGGACATGCCGACGTTATTGATAAGGATATCGACCCCACCCCACGCCTGCACTGTGCGTTCAACCAGGGCCTTGCACTGGGTTTGATCGGTGATGTCGATAGCCACGGCCAGGGCCTCAGCCCCTAGCCGCTGGCAGGCATCGGCTGACCGTTCCAGTTCATCTTCGCGGCGGGCGGCCAGACACAGACGAGCCCCGTGTAATGCTAACTGCCGGGCCAGCTCCCTGCCAATACCGCTGGAGGC
It encodes:
- a CDS encoding SDR family oxidoreductase, encoding MSFNQQRVIITGASSGIGRELARQLALHGARLCLAARREDELERSADACQRLGAEALAVAIDITDQTQCKALVERTVQAWGGVDILINNVGMSMQAQFEDVTDLTIYERLMRVNYLGAVACTYYALPYLKASRGRIVVISSLAGKTGVPTRTGYSASKHALHGFFDALRAELAGTGVKVTIVCPGYVTTDIRRHIIGEDGQPQDRSGPDETRFMSVEKCARIILRATAKGKREVIMTLTGKVGRYLQPLFPGLIDRVAWKKVGLRP